Genomic segment of Dromiciops gliroides isolate mDroGli1 chromosome 3, mDroGli1.pri, whole genome shotgun sequence:
TTCTTTAAATCCTTCTTTTTGTGATGAAATTGATAGTATTCTTGATCTTAAATgattaattttcaacatttaacaGTCACTAAGATTTTCATGACTGTTTTTGGTATGATACTAGCACTTACCTATATCCTTGATtggcacatatataatatttctccCTACATTAGCATCTTCTCTGTATTTTTCCCTGTATTTACAGAATTTGGAGGCTTTGGCTCAGTTAGTgggaaaattgaaattgaaatcaAAATTAACCATGAAGGTGAAGTGAACAGGGCCCGTTATATGCCCCAGAATCCTTGCATTATTGCAACAAAGACTCCATCCAGTGATGTCCTTGTTTTCGACTACACCAAGCACCCTTCAAAACCAGGTAAATGCTTTTCCATATAGACACACTTGTGTGTTCAACTGGGGGAGAAATGCCTGGTGCCAGAGGAAAGTTCTCCAAATAATGAGTCACTGTGAGATTATGTTGCTACTTTCAAGCTAGCCTAATTGCTAATTATTCTTTGCATAATTTAGCATCTTGTGTTCAGTATGTGGGTAGAGATTCTTTCctcctatttaaaaaataatcttttctgTAGTTTAAAAGGACTTTTGTATTTTCCTTGCATATGCATTGTGTATTTGGTTAGGGTGTTCTTCagtaagagggagagagaatgaaagtgaTGCTATGGGAATATAAACTTAATGAATGACAGTCTTTAAACCGGAAGAGAAGCTTTCCAAAAGTTAATTTCTTGGCCATGGTCCTTCCATTGTCCAGCATAGGCTCAGTGACTAGACtgatctctctgtccctctgcaGACCCTTCTGGGGAGTGTAACCCAGACCTGCGTCTCCGTGGACATCAGAAGGAGGGTTATGGGCTGTCATGGAACCCAAATCTCAGTGGACACTTGTTAAGTGCATCAGATGATCATGTGAGTATCCTCCCCATCCCCTGAAGCTTCCCTTAGCCACTGAGATAAATCATTTGGGTTTTTACAAGGAATGGGGGTAGTGGTGAGGACTctaaaagtttgttttgctttttaagacCATCTGCTTGTGGGACATCAGTGCAGTTCCAAAGGAAGGTAAAGTGGTGGATGCAAAGACCATATTCACAGGCCACACAGCAGTAGTCGAAGATGTTTCTTGGCACCTGCTCCACGAATCTCTCTTTGGATCAGTTGCTGATGACCAGAAGCTTATGATGTatgtagaatttaattttttctttattttcttcatttagatAACTTACACTTATACAATCTTAAACTTGCTATTTcgctctgtttctttttttctggctgtaGCTGGGACACACGGTCAAATAATACTTCCAAACCAAGCCACTCAGTGGATGCCCACACTGCCGAAGTAAACTGTCTCTCTTTCAATCCTTATAGTGAGTTCATTCTTGCCACAGGATCAGCTGATAAGGTAaggtgttttgtttggtttttaatttcTTACCTAATTGCATAGAAGGAATTCTTCCAGATTTCCTTGTGTTGAATAGTCTATTAGGTCTTTAAGGAatatagattttttgtttgtttgtttgtttgttttatgtttgtCCACCTCTTTTTGTGaaattatttctttgcttttcttctgatATCTAGACAGTTGCATTATGGGATCTCAGAAATCTGAAACTGAAGTTGCATTCCTTTGAGTCACATAAGGATGAAATATTCCAGGTAAGAATAGTTGCTTTATTATTAGGCATCTTCCCTGGATTCTAGGTAACAGAAGTAGTCCTATCTTCCATTTCGAACTCTGCACAACAAAATGCGTTCCCAAGGGAAATTTTCCACTTGTGAACATGAGCCGGATTCTCTTGTCCTATATAAATAAACCTGCAAAAGGCTCTTCTGGGAAGCTGTTACTTTAGTTCCCtgtgaaagtgttttgaaaaagCAATGTTCTAATTTAGTTCTTCTATACTAAGTCCTTGCTGTTGTCTCATTGTGATGTGAAGGTGACCCTGAGGTTCTTAAAGGCCATGTTCTCGCCATGTGGAAGGCTTAGAACATCAGCCCAGGAATGCACTCATTTATGTTTTCTGTGAACAAGCCTCTTTAAGTACAGAGAAGCTCATTTACCAAGTTGGCCACAACATTAAGAATTTTTCAGCCACAGGGACTCTTAACACATACTGCTGACCTCTAGAAGGGCCATAGTCCCTGTCATGAGTTATTACTTAAcaccaatgaaatgacaggttAGGGTCAGATTAGGATGCTTACATTTGTTTTGTAATCAGTTCTGCTCTTTTTGTTTTGAAGATGTTGTTTGTGAGCATTGGAAGTAATTATACTTTTTCAAAAGACTTTTTTCCCCAGGGATAGGGCTTTGGCTTAAGTTTGTTGTTACGTTGTTTTGTTTCCTGTGGGGCtacccaagagaaaaaaatcaaagaaggaagCTGTTGGATTAATCCAGATGGGAAGTGATGGGTAGAGCTTTaaactcatttggataaagaaatattaatggccacataaatgtaaattattaatgGCTGTAGACAGAAGTTAAAACATTTGAAGCAAGCCAGATGTGATCTCTAGCCTGAAACTATGCTGAACAAAAAATATCTAGACCAGActattaaagagaaaagaaactggaGAAGCCACATTTCATTCCTAACCAGTACTGCAGAGTGCTTACAGAGTAGAGAGCAGGGGGAAAGTCATAAAAACAGATAacctagaagaagaaaatggaaaaacaaaagggattTTTATGACACTTCTCAAGCATTTGTAATTGCATGTGTTTAGaatattcatttgttttattgGGCTGTCCTCTGGGAGTTTCTCTTTATTAATTCCTGCCATTCAGACATTGTTCCACTCTTCTCCattgtattttttctctctcagtttGTGGCTCAGCTGTTGGTGCTTTGGGCAAATTGACGGTCTCCACTGAGGATCTAAAACTGCTTTATTTCCAGCTCTTCGATGTATTGATTACAAAGATTAAAAgccctattttttcccctctcacttCTAGCTATGTAGTCCTAAGCTAGTCACTAACCTAGATCTAGTAGAAGCATTACCTAAGTATATGATGAgttcaacacattttttttgaagCTATCTGTATTTCTCTGACCTGTTCATTTGTTAAAAATGCTTTGAggggccgctagatggcgcagtggatagagcaccggccctggagtcaggagtacctgagttcaaatccggcctcagacacttaacatttactagctgtgtgaccctgggcaagtcacttaaccccaattgcctcactaaaaaaaaaaaaaatttaaaaaaatgctttggtggtttcccttttttttttggcatcactgACACTAGTGCCCCCCTCCTCCCAATTAAAGGGGGGTAAAATCTTACtgtataacaaataaatataggtaaggaaagcaaaaaactacaCATTGgactgaaaaatatatttaattttgtttgtgttaCTTCACATCTGGATTTCTACTATATAACCTTCTAAATTatactccttcctcttttctcactccctcctccccattctcCCCCAATTCACTTTAAAGGCAgcatagcatagtagatagagtgctggacttggagctaggaagacctggattcagaccTTTGTCTATATGACATGAGTGTGTGACCATAGATCAGTTACTTGGTTCCTCTGagcctctatttccttatttttaaaatgaggataatgccTATAGTACCCATTTCACAGAATTGTTGAGACActgtatataaagcattttgtaaactttttaaagtaaattaaaagtTCAGTTCTTATTCAGAGTATCACTGACTAACGCATTcattaggatcatagacttagagctagaaaagaggaTCTTAGAGGTGTTCTGGactaaccctcttattttattgatgaggaaacttgaggctcagagacatgaAGAGATTGACCCAAAAGCCAAGGAGCACTACATCTAGAAACAAACCCAAGTCATTTGACTCCATATCCAGTGTTCTTACCACCGCAACATGCTGCCTCTAAtgtcattgccctgtttaaaaaacaacaaaaattcgcAGTAGTTCATTATTATCTACTATGTAAATTCTAAGATTTTGCCTATGTTTTAAGCCCCCTTTGTGAATTATTAGTCCCACAATGCCTGTCCAATTTGTATTTACTATCATTTTCTAGCCATGATGTCTGGCATAGGTATTCGGATCACTTATCTGAGTCATTGAACTTGCTTTGTTCCTTTCCCCATTTCTGCTTTCCTACCCTTCCATCAAAGCTCAGATTAAGCCCTACTTCCTTCACCAAGCTTTTGTAACTATTCCAGCCCTTATTGTTCTCCATAAATTATAGTTTTGGCTGTTGCAAGACTGACAGAACACAGGGTAGATGTGgtcttttataaaagaaaattatatagagCAAAACAAAAGACTTGGGATGAGTTTCCAAATGTAGAAATGTCTTTATCCTTCTGTGGTTCCATGTTCTTAGCTGAGTGGATCCTTTTCCCACCAGTCCATCCACCCCTTTACCAcccttgttcttttaaaaaataaacttaacataaattttttttttttttgcagggcaatgggtgttaagtgacttgcccagggtcacacagctagtaagtgtcaagtgtctgaggccggatttgaactcaggtactcctgaatccagggccggtgctttaccactgcgccatctagctgcccccataaatttttttttaatcagaatttCTCCCAGTAACCCTTTccctatcccccccccccgcccccgagctattttataacaaataatatcttttaaagagaaagaggaagaaggcttTATCCACTAACACTTTTTGATACTCAGACATTATCCTTTTTTATGCATTGCTTGGTATTGACAATTACAGGATTGTGGAACAAAATTCTCTGTGATTGCATATACCAAGGAATATTATATGATATTAATGTAAGCATAGCAGACACCTTTTTGGAGGAGAATCTTAAGGCTACATTTCtgcattttgaccttttttttaaaaattaagaacctttggggcagctaggtggcacagtggataaagcaccagccctggattcaagaggacctgagttcaaatatggtctcagacgcttgacacttactgtgtgaccctgggcaagtcacttaaccctcattgccccgcaaaaccaaaaatTAGTCTGAGTACATTCAGAATTATATCTCTTCCCCCCAGCACTGGTTTTGGGTTTTAGATTTGGGGGTTTTGGTTTaagttggtttttggtttttggtggtagttaatgttttctttttttgttttgttttaaagtttacgTGGTCGGTGCATTCCCTTTTCATCTTAGATATCCTCTTAACACAACAGGTACTGAGGTGCCAAATTGTATTGCTTCAGAGATGAGAGAAGATCACTATAGAAACACTTACCAGATCTATTCCACTTTGCTCTTAATTATTGTTCTTCCAGTTCCCTCTGTAAATGTTGTTAGAATGATCTGGCTTAGTTGGGTCTTAAACACTACTATAGTTTGCCTGTAATTTTGATTTGATTGAATATACCCATCTAAAGTTGCTTTAACTCTTCAGTTCTCAAACCcctttatgctcttaaaaattattgagggggcagctaggtggtgcagtggataaagcactggcctggattcaggagtacctgagttcaaatccagcctcagacacttgatgcttatgTTGATGTTTTGttgcaaattttttttcaatgagtgaGAATGGTGTTTTACATGTTTTTACACGTCTGGCTTAAGAGGaaacagctggattctcatatctgcttctgcattcagtttgttatatgttgttttggttgaagtttgtaaagaaaatccagcctcacaaaAGTGTGTGCTTGGAAAGGGGAAGAGTATTTTAATAGACaaataatgtcttagtattattatgaatataattTTGACCTTGGGGATTCATGGACCACATTTTgagaatttctttaattttatttttagtagtCATTGTAGTTTTAAACTGACTACCATCCCCAAACTACTTCCCAAATCTCTGTCCAAATTTTTCCCTTCAAATCTCGACGCCAGTGCCGACTTCTCTGTGAAGCCTTTCTATTATAGTTCTTTTCCTATGTATCTTACCTCTGTTTCATTCTTGTATCCTTAACATGTAGCATAGGACCATGATTTtagtatttaataaaagcttgtcaAAGAACAAAGGGAATAATGTGCtatgagactggaaaggtagggagggggAGGCACCTCAAATGTGAAGTGCTAAAATAACACTTAGGTTTGGAgtaggaagatttgggttcaaatcacacttCTGCCACTTCCTAGCCATGTAACTTTGAATAGATCACTTTACCActctgggttttatttttcctctctataaaatgaggagattaaacTAGATCAAAGCTTAAATTGTaggtctcaaccccatatggggtcgcataactgaatgtggggggtcacaaaaaatttgacaacagtaaaaggtatacttattttatatacctgtaatACCTGGGGTcgtataaaaatttctcgggcaaagatgtgagtgggaaaagttaagaagccctggactggATCATCCctaaggtaccttccaattcCAAAATTCTGTGACCTAATTTAAAGATCTCCATTACTCttccattaaaaaatatttagagaacttgATTCTTCTCTCCCCGTGTGTGCTGCACGCaggccccccccgccccccgttccatttcctcacttttcttctttcttgtctcAATTCAGGTTCAGTGGTCTCCTCACAATGAAACTATCTTGGCTTCCAGTGGCACTGACCGCAGGCTAAATGTCTGGGACTTGAGGTAAATCATTTGGATCACTTCAGTTTCTGCTATCAAAATAGATTTCTGTGTACGTCTGGATGATGTCAagcttgttttaatttgtgttcgTCCTGCAGTAAAATTGGAGAGGAGCAGTCCCCTGAGGATGCTGAAGATGGGCCACCAGAATTATTGGTAGGTTTCTGTAGCCAAAGTATTCAGAACTAGCCAATA
This window contains:
- the RBBP4 gene encoding histone-binding protein RBBP4 isoform X1; this translates as MPSPPRKEAGLPSVKGPTFPLISMEGGPGTLPSKEVKARTSAAFDDAVEERVINEEYKIWKKNTPFLYDLVMTHALEWPSLTAQWLPDVTRPEGKDFSIHRLVLGTHTSDEQNHLVIASVQLPNDDAQFDASHYDSEKGEFGGFGSVSGKIEIEIKINHEGEVNRARYMPQNPCIIATKTPSSDVLVFDYTKHPSKPDPSGECNPDLRLRGHQKEGYGLSWNPNLSGHLLSASDDHTICLWDISAVPKEGKVVDAKTIFTGHTAVVEDVSWHLLHESLFGSVADDQKLMIWDTRSNNTSKPSHSVDAHTAEVNCLSFNPYSEFILATGSADKTVALWDLRNLKLKLHSFESHKDEIFQVQWSPHNETILASSGTDRRLNVWDLSKIGEEQSPEDAEDGPPELLFIHGGHTAKISDFSWNPNEPWVICSVSEDNIMQVWQMAENIYNDEDPEGSVDPEGQGS
- the RBBP4 gene encoding histone-binding protein RBBP4 isoform X2; this encodes MADKEAAFDDAVEERVINEEYKIWKKNTPFLYDLVMTHALEWPSLTAQWLPDVTRPEGKDFSIHRLVLGTHTSDEQNHLVIASVQLPNDDAQFDASHYDSEKGEFGGFGSVSGKIEIEIKINHEGEVNRARYMPQNPCIIATKTPSSDVLVFDYTKHPSKPDPSGECNPDLRLRGHQKEGYGLSWNPNLSGHLLSASDDHTICLWDISAVPKEGKVVDAKTIFTGHTAVVEDVSWHLLHESLFGSVADDQKLMIWDTRSNNTSKPSHSVDAHTAEVNCLSFNPYSEFILATGSADKTVALWDLRNLKLKLHSFESHKDEIFQVQWSPHNETILASSGTDRRLNVWDLSKIGEEQSPEDAEDGPPELLFIHGGHTAKISDFSWNPNEPWVICSVSEDNIMQVWQMAENIYNDEDPEGSVDPEGQGS
- the RBBP4 gene encoding histone-binding protein RBBP4 isoform X3, translated to MADKEAFDDAVEERVINEEYKIWKKNTPFLYDLVMTHALEWPSLTAQWLPDVTRPEGKDFSIHRLVLGTHTSDEQNHLVIASVQLPNDDAQFDASHYDSEKGEFGGFGSVSGKIEIEIKINHEGEVNRARYMPQNPCIIATKTPSSDVLVFDYTKHPSKPDPSGECNPDLRLRGHQKEGYGLSWNPNLSGHLLSASDDHTICLWDISAVPKEGKVVDAKTIFTGHTAVVEDVSWHLLHESLFGSVADDQKLMIWDTRSNNTSKPSHSVDAHTAEVNCLSFNPYSEFILATGSADKTVALWDLRNLKLKLHSFESHKDEIFQVQWSPHNETILASSGTDRRLNVWDLSKIGEEQSPEDAEDGPPELLFIHGGHTAKISDFSWNPNEPWVICSVSEDNIMQVWQMAENIYNDEDPEGSVDPEGQGS